One Brassica napus cultivar Da-Ae chromosome C4, Da-Ae, whole genome shotgun sequence genomic region harbors:
- the LOC125585348 gene encoding uncharacterized protein LOC125585348, translated as MREGHEFKATDFRGGDSSLPPLKPAEKAEGVGVKKKCQKPSNRFGKACDEPGSSTQAPQHPIRPRRGICKQAEPGNLSDKEQELKEWIRVELKRQLGKLRNEIFDWLHHDRGGSFTVPQNTAAGKTNRDNSHADPTGMEGPKKRRPFSGDGNDEAEIFWSDSKKHKKNNGDGFSDDETMRMHDNHCDGRTPNARFWEKVDSMAGEGPSFSKSANIPEVDVSTPIGPEIVSKPAKPTLPEPLEGEGGDESPISGLNLLAEEVEKGTRSDNVYKDPQENTCRMLTVWSHPESYVLPPEEQGGKASPTNSEDYKTPPEDDPMTECRTPDVGNSKLSRYLTRSLKKAELEGKCIPISSTKKDDLQTKRIPRRSTKIGGVYTPDKRLKKLFQSCKKPKYTPLADLEKAQFQEFQSILREKPAQEFEIVIGIHVSNKFFLSLARPTNWVSTEHISVLISMLVRRHGRNYLSRRCRFVDYFSIAGIISKFAEFEKASDKLGFNWGGLVSFSFTGKTPRRNDKKVLLVDVDRVYAPMMWGKDHWVGLVINLTCRQVEILDCNIPLNESDNEVNKHMAYLLRALPHVLAAFSPPSDSSHPEEDQAFSWVRPDNIYFNERSGDCGPCAVKFLEMHAAGYSYEDMGQIDDKKVDIFRQKYAMDTYEEFIGNTKVQNDG; from the exons ATGCGGGAAGGGCACGAGTTCAAAGCAACAGACTTTAGAGGAGGTGATTCATCCCTTCCACCTCTGAAGCCAGCCGAAAAGGCTGAAGGTGTTGGTGTCAAAAAGAAGTGTCAAAAACCGTCTAATCGGTTTGGGAAAGCATGTGATGAACCTGGAAGTTCGACTCAGGCGCCTCAGCATCCTATTCGACCTCGTCGTGGGATATGTAAACAGGCTGAACCAGGAAACTTATCAGATAAGGAGCAAGAGCTGAAAGAGTGGATACGAGTTGAACTGAAAAGGCAGTTGGGTAAATTGCGGAACGAGATTTTTGACTGGTTGCATCATGATAGGGGAGGCTCGTTCACGGTTCCGCAAAACACAGCAGCCGGTAAAACAAACAGAGACAACAGTCACGCTGACCCTACCGGCATGGAAGGTCCAAAGAAGCGACGTCCGTTCAGTGGTGATGGTAATGATGAagctgaaatattttggtctgATAGTAAgaaacacaagaagaacaacGGCGATGGGTTTAGCGACGATGAGACGATGAGAATGCATGATAATCATTGTGATGGCCGTACGCCAAATGCTCGCTTCTGGGAAAAG GTAGATTCAATGGCGGGCGAAGGCCCCTCTTTCTCGAAGTCGGCAAACATTCCAGAAGTCGATGTTTCAACGCCGATTGGACCAGAAATTGTATCAAAGCCAGCAAAACCGACTCTCCCGGAACCGTTGGAG GGCGAGGGGGGAGATGAGTCTCCAATATCAGGGCTAAATTTGTTAGCAGAAGAGGTTGAAAAGGGGACACGGAGTGACAATGTCTATAAAGATCCACAGGAGAACACTTGTAGGATGCTTACCGTTTGGTCTCATCCTGAATCTTACGTCCTTCCGCCGGAGGAACAAGGTGGTAAAGCGTCACCGACAAATTCTGAAGATTACAAGACACCGCCAGAGGATGATCCGATGACTGAATGTCGCACACCAGACGTTGGGAATTCGAAGCTGAGTCGATATCTGACTAGGTCATTAAAAAAAGCAGAGCTAGAAGGGAAATGTATTCCAATAAGCTCAACCAAAAAAGATGACCTCCAGACGAAGCGTATTCCGAGACGTTCAACAAAGATTGGAGGAGTGTACACCCCAGACAAGAGATTGAAGAAGCTTTTCCAAAGCTGCAAGAAACCCAAATATACGCCCTTAGCAGACTTGGAGAAAGCGCAGTTTCAAGAGTTTCAGTCAATTCTCCGCGAGAAACCGGCACA GGAATTCGAAATTGTTATTGGGATCCATGTCTCAAATAAGTTCTTCCTGTCGTTGGCGCGGCCAACAAATTGGGTCAGTACCGAG CACATTTCTGTGCTAATTAGTATGCTAGTAAGGCGACATGGACGCAATTATCTGAGTCGGAGGTGCAGATTTGTAGACTACTTCAGTATTGCGGGCATCATATCAAAGTTCGCAGAGTTCGAGAAGGCCTCAGATAAATTGGGATTCAACTGGGGAGGGCTTGTCAGTTTCAGTTTCACCGGAAAAACGCCGCGTCGGAATGACAAGAAGGTGTTGTTGGTTGATGTGGACAGGGTGTACGCCCCAATGATGTGGGGAAAAGATCATTGGGTTGGTCTTGTGATCAACTTGACATGCAGACAAGTGGAGATTTTGGACTGCAACATTCCCCTTAATGAGTCCGATAATGAGGTGAACAAGCACATGGCTTATCTTCTACGCGCATTGCCTCATGTCTTAGCTGCGTTTTCGCCTCCTTCCGATAGTAGTCATCCTGAAGAAGACCAAGCATTTTCATGGGTGCGTCCAGACAATATTTACTTCAACGAAAGGTCTGGCGACTGTGGACCATGCGCGGTCAAATTTCTGGAAATGCATGCAGCGGGATACTCCTATGAGGATATGGGGCAGATCGATGACAAAAAGGTGGACATATTCCGTCAGAAATACGCGATGGATACCTATGAAGAATTTATTGGAAACACAAAAGTTCAAAACGATGGTTGA
- the LOC125586072 gene encoding uncharacterized protein LOC125586072 — MVSPSSVTPSRRVTRSQCASDREANPKKIPRLGKTVSRYAVSSTESELEEHASTDQEEAASTEPEFIVTTPTFPERLFARNCYPGKPRLNIYSKASIIGSLVKLLRGSPEMNCLLGSQFGALFHLHVSRCSNSAKLVHSLLSRQLVTMRLYELWFLFADKPLRFSLREFGDITGLKCEPEREKVGNGSESIDATPGRMWKELFETEDEDVTVPDVLRMLEQPSLPEWKRLPLALIALVDGLLVCGHKLLRVTPAYVEMLEDTRSFLQYPWGREAFVSTLSRLRPPQPSDPSKMDKSLSVMRLRLKQQSTACYGFPLALQLFAFKAIPSLLEKIPEPNKTTSFLQEPEGCDSTNALLNFEDILLVETQTEMKVGIQSGRKK; from the exons ATGGTATCCCCCTCCAGCGTAACGCCCTCGAGGAGGGTGACTCGTAGTCAATGCGCCAGTGATAGAGAAGCAAATCCCAAGAAAATTCCCCGACTAGGCAAAACTGTGTCTCGTTATGCAG TATCTAGCACGGAGTCCGAACTAGAGGAACATGCATCCACCGACCAAGAAGAAGCTGCATCCACCGAGCCGGAATTTATTGTCACCACGCCGACTTTCCCGGAAAGACTGTTCGCACGTAATTGCTATCCTGGCAAACCTCGACTGAACATCTATTCAAAGGCGAGTATCATTGGATCGTTAGTGAAGTTGCTAAGAGGCTCCCCTGAAATGAATTGTCTGCTAGGAAGTCAGTTTGGAGCTCTGTTCCACTTACATGTATCGCGCTGCTCAAACTCTGCGAAACTTGTACATTCTCTCCTCAGCCGTCAGCTGGTTACGATGCGCCTATATGAGCTCTGGTTCTTGTTTGCAGACAAGCCACTACGCTTTTCTCTGCGTGAGTTCGGAGACATCACGGGGCTGAAATGCGAGCCTGAAAGGGAAAAAGTTGGAAACGGGTCAGAATCTATCGATGCCACACCTGGACGTATGTGGAAAGAGTTGTTTGAAACTGAAGATGAAGACGTGACTGTACCAGATGTTCTTCGTATGCTTGAACAGCCTAGTCTTCCTGAGTGGAAGCGGTTGCCACTAGCTCTCATTGCGCTTGTAGATGGGCTCCTGGTTTGTGGTCACAAACTTCTTCGTGTGACGCCTGCTTACGTCGAGATGCTGGAAGACACCAGATCATTTCTTCaatatccatgggggagagagGCATTCGTCAGCACTCTGTCTAGATTGAGACCACCTCAACCTTCTGATCCTTCTAAAATGGATAAATCCCTTTCGGTCATGCGCCTTCGTTTGAAACAGCAGTCAACAGCGTGTTATGGGTTCCCTCTGGCGCTGCAACTTTTTGCTTTTAAAGCTATCCCCTCATTGCTTGAGAAAATTCCCGAACCTAATAAAACCACTTCTTTCTTGCAAGAACCAGAAGGATGCGACTCAACAAATGCACTTCTGAATTTTGAAGACATACTTCTGGTGGAAACCCAAACTGAG ATGAAGGTGGGGATCCAAAGTGGAAGAAAGAAGTAA